The Sesamum indicum cultivar Zhongzhi No. 13 linkage group LG6, S_indicum_v1.0, whole genome shotgun sequence genomic interval TCCATTTAgcccataaaaaattttagaaaatttttaaaaaaatttaattttataattcgtAGTCCATAATGACATAATAATCCGTTCAGATGAAAAGTGAATAGAACTCTAATAGAGACTAATGGATTGAGTTAATTATTGAACgatcatttaattaaaataatattttaaataacgataaaatatttataattatgataaaatttcacaaaaattcgttgaaatatatatatatatatttaaatttgtatatatgaaaGTAGTTTAGCATGATTGAAGTGGTAGATTGATGtgtaaatatttgtattattgatTCCCTTTAGAAGGAATGAGGGGCCAACgccaaacaaacaaaagtgTTGAGGGGAGGAAAGATTCCCTTGCATTGGGGCAAGCGCTAAAGACTGCTAGTAATTATAGgcactattattatataattactactaattaatttattaattatgttaattttttttatatagtttgtAATTATTACTGTTGTACCTCACCTGCACCCACACGTACGTACTTCTATACTATACTATACTGTCTAAAGAGAGACTGAAAAAGCCAGAAATTAGGGGGAAAAAGAAGATTAGCCACAAGGGGACAAACTGCAGTTtaactcaatttcttttagcattccaagattttattattattattttattctatcctcttttatttttttgtggaaaataGCATACagtctttttatttaaataataataataataatatatttttaataatttagtattcatttattaaattttcttcttctttcatattatatatatatataataataataataatgcaaaCACAACGAGTGTGCCACATACAATACGCCTATTGTTAATAATTGTTACAGGTTAGGTtgtaaagtttttaaaattgcaaacGTTCTGATGttcatatgttttaaaattaaagtccGATAGCGTCTAAAGTTAGagctaattacacaaaaatattatgtccttataaaaatataggtaCACTCCTTGagagggtgtttgtgtaaagtTACGTCATCAAATAGGAGTGTACTTATAATTGTGCAAAATACACGGAGTGCTTTTGgaattaaacttaatttcaAGAAGTGTCAAcgtaatttacttttaaaagtataatgcAGGTCCTCTTCGGTGTTGTGCATTAGGACTTACACGCAAATGCGCTATTAAGTGTTGAATCGcatgtgataattttattttgcactAATCTAATGACTTACTGTCTATCTGGATACAAACTCACATAAGCGTCGTCGAATTTTGCTATATGTTAAAGGGAATTCCAATTGATCAAAATGAGTTCCTTTCCTCTCGTTGAACacaaaatataagttatttataaagattcttataaattatccACCAACACAATTTACAtatcaacaataaaaaaatcgaaactttttattgaaaatagtCCGTTCTTATCAAATGAGCCAACAAACGTCAGCCCTACTATTATGATTTACAAAGAAGTTTGATTGGTTGATTTATTGAGGCATAGACAATAATCCAAGTGGTAATTATCTCAATTATACATTTGAATTGTTCAAacataataatcaataattgctaaaaaattaaaattaagtctTCTAGCTATTTTAATATGGTAAAGTAAAATACCCtccttaaataaattaaaaaaatggtagTCCCTGAACGGTGAGATagaattactattttacccttattaattttaaagaaaaaacatttaaaaagtataaaataaattgagggTGGGTAAAGTAAACAATTTATAGGGCATATTactccataaaaatattttaaaaaattctaaacatatatatataattataattcaacaccacaaaaaaaaaaagaacagaaacctaataaaaattgacgAAATGGGTTCGTTGTCAAACAAACGTTGAGATTAgggagatatttgtaatttgtaaaCAATGATcctgtatttgtaattatgttaaaccTCAAAGAAGATGGATATACTtttgaaagaaacaaatattgtgttaaaatcaaatatagtaaaattagTTTTGACCCATTAGCAAATTACATaacaatttctattttcttatttcttagaaattgaaatagttcttgaagaaatgaaaagaaaacaatgagAATAACATATCATGAAAAAATCGTGCTCCCCCTTTAGCACCTTTAACACACATCAAATGTATTATCCTTTTTATTGTAAGTGTAAGCGTGAATAAAGCAAAAGCTTACTAACTTCAAAAGAAGAGCAGTTCAAAGAAAGCCCTATTTTTCTccacttttttccttttttcactAGTCAATTTAGTGTGCTTTAATATTATACACaaagtcaaaaaaaattaaaacaaaattatttgacattggAGAAATTaggaattaaaatatatgtttttgacAAGTTGCTCATCGTAGCATTTTGATTAAGATGATAACGGGTCCAGAATagatatagaaataaaaatttgaggccgttgaaaaattatacttatatattgtGTTCACAAACTAGTTGGCGGCGACACGAGGTGGGGGGATCATCGGTTTCTGTCGAACGCGAACCTAcactgaaaaaaaatattatttttcactatAGTTAATTGccatagttaaaaaaattattgaagatattaattaatcacggTTGCGCAACAGTTATCAACCGTTGTTTATGCAAAtgatgtcaaaatatttgctatagcTGAAAACTGTAGCAGATATTCTTGCAATAGAAAATCATTACGAATGTGAATTCACTGTGGTCGAAACGTAAGCTAAAGCATCGATTTTGTCTTACTgtaatagataatattaatttactatgatttttaattctaaGTGATTTGTCGTGtagaaataattaactttttttaatagtgtacttcatttacattattattttttttcttttttggatgTTCTGTTGTTATGGGTTGTTTAGGTTTGTGATGGTTTTCATGAATTCTGATAacgaaattaataatttgacaCTTATAAGGTTATCTGGTGTGTGATTGTACTTATCTCTGCACCAGATACTTATTTTACTGTTTCACGAGCCCccattaattaaacaaaatatgtaataaactatttttacacACAAATTATTAGGACAAAGGTGTTTAATGGCTTCTTATGTAGCCATTTTGTTAAGggtaattatacttagaaCCCCGAAACTACACTTTtcccaaatattattttaaaattatatttacttcttTTAAAGTACGCCATtacataatcaaaattgactgaaaatttcagaaaatgaatGGGTATTTGTGCTCTTAAAAGCCCTTGCAGAATTCAAGTGATtctattattgaaatttgagaCTAAATGCTAAAAtctaaggaaaaaaaatttacataatatttagtagaaaaatatttgaggggAATTAAATGAGCAATTAAGGCTTGTAGTAATTAATCTTGAAAGTGTGTCTGAAATAAGACATAAACAAGTGATGGAATCTTTAACTGTGCATTTGACTTTTGTCTCTTCagcattaattaatgtatgggcagtgtaataataatgagttatttttaaatcttaatCCTTTGCAGAAGGGTATTTGTACATTTGATTAGATATGAAAATTACCTTAAGACATCAGCATGAACTGACCCTTGTCCTATGGGGTCCAAAGTGTGTAAATTTTTGGCATGTGTTTATTTGTTTCATGCAATAACTAATTTGTGTACAAGGACATATCTGCCCTTCAAAACATGCTCTAGTAATTATCTTGAAAATTGTGAAATCTGATCTGGGTCGAGATTGTGCAATGGTCAAATTGTGTTTAATTGATATGATAAGGGTATATTCGATCCCAGAAGTGCATTGGAGTTgtgttgaaattgaaaatgttaGATTTGTTTAGGTAATTCTCGACTAAAATCGTCCATCTCTTACGCTGAGAGTTTGGAGTTTGATGTGGAGGTCACACTTAAACTCCttgtatgataaaaaaaaaaaaaaaaaaaacttatggatatgattttaatagaataaataacaTTGGATTTGCGTGTTATATGTTCTGGTCGTACAGGTCGAGTCAGACTGGATCCAATCTGATGATGTGTGTGATTTCTACAGCTGTTCAATCAAACATGGATCgataatttatctaaaatcGTACAACTCAACAATGCCAATGAGCATAGACCCTCCACATGCCAGGTACGATTTGTTCTACATTTACCATTTTCTCGAGCTTTACCTTCAGACGACTTTCCTTATTCAAATATCGAAGAACTACAATTCGAGTCTTTTTGGTGTTGTCATCGCTTAGCTTGTGGTTGTAGGTGCACTTGAGAGATTTAAAATCAACATGAGTTAAGAGGCATTAAATACTTAACTAAATCCAGGCCTTTGGTCAGAACCTAAGCATGTAATAAGGCCGCGAAATTATATCTCAAAGTGATAAACACGTACACAAATAGTTTAGATGATGTCAATATTCATGAGTGGTTCTATATGCTAGGGTAGTATGACTTCAGATTGTcaaattttagattataagCTTGTGACTTGACCGATGGTTAAAATTGAATCATAACTGacctaattaaaaatatggatTCAACAGTTAAGAATGGATTTTCTCGTCACGCCCCTAAactttacatatattaattaagaataagaAAACTCTAGAAttcttcaaatataaatagctggtttaaaaattcatatttccTCCGATAATTCAATACaaagttagaaaataattttcttgtttgaattcatttttttaaatccaaatataacaaaaagtaaaatatattgtatattcTTGTTGACTCATTATGACCATTTCCTATAAACTTAGGACCTCACAAGACACACATATGATATGTTCATGTTAGTGTCATAGTCTATGACAGAGTGGTTGTCATAAACATTTGAAATCAATTCATGTTAGTGATATAATAAACTTTATGGTTAAAGTGTGAGAGTGGACACTTTCCACACCAATTtaggaaataaataatattctacgctctaatatattaattgtttttacagtaaaataaattcacatgacacatacacacatatagtAATGAaagactatatataaatagttgtaagagataaaattattcttttaaaaaatttaatttatatttcgaGTTTCTGAATAAAGGCCATCGCAGTTATATGTActacataatataaataaaaaattaaaataaaaatattgatcgttaTTAATGAATTATCTAAATATTGTACATTGCGCTTTcgtattttcaattttctcgtaaatttatgtgtatatttttcttaacatAATTTCCTAATTTACATTATCGATTTTGTGCCACTTGCTgctatttaattaaagttttagTGTATATCATATtaagtgaaaataaatatttttatttaacttaaataaaaatttataaataaagtatatatagacagtggttttttttgttactaattaatgccttgtaaattttttaaaatatgaatatataaatacatatttaatatttatattagataataaaatatttggtaaatggaaaagaaagaaaaatagaatgcaAATaaggaaatagaaaaaagggtaaaaatgAGTTTTCAGACGAGTAGAAAATACAAGGGCCGGTCCCTCACATCCCCAATTCTTCCGTTTTTTTCcctcctttctctctctctctctccctctttctctctcatgaAATCGGTCCTCTATTAGCCTCTGAGGACAGCGTGATAGTGATATGGGGAAATACATTCGGAAGCCCAAGACGACGGGCGACGTCGCCGCTAGGGATGTCTCGCAATCCTCTCTCGGAGTCCGCACCCGCGCCAAAACCCTAGCCCTCAAGCGCCTCCAGTCCTCGGCCAGTGTCGATGCTTCTCCGCAGCCGCCCAAGCCCGAGTATCTGGAGCTCCGTTCTAGGCGTCTTGAGAAACCCCCGCTCATCAGGCAGCAACTCCAGAATTCCAGAAAGAGCCATGCTACGAAACAGGGGTTTGTTTGCAGAGATAAAGAAGGGCCTCAAGTTGAGAATTCGCCCCAGAAACCGTGCTCTGGGTCGGGTGTTCCTGTCGGTGAGGCCAAGGAAGGGGATGGATGCTATGAGAGGCAGAGCGGAGGTTTTGAGATTGGGGATACGGAAATTGAGGCCTCTTTAGGggaaaattatttggatttggAGGCTAGGGAAaggtataataatttttatattgttgtCATATTATTTTAGGTTTCTCGAGTGTGGTAATTGATTTTCTCATGTAAATTTTGTGTCAGAATTACATGTGTTGCTCTCATACTTTCACAATCTTTTGCTGGtctttgtgtttttaattttagtttttggtAGAAATGTTATTTGAGTGGAGTGAAAGAGGAAAGGTAAAGTCCTGATTTATTCTTATGGTTTCGTTctgtctttctttcttttttttattttttcccttttatc includes:
- the LOC105163521 gene encoding cyclin-dependent kinase inhibitor 3 isoform X1, with the protein product MGKYIRKPKTTGDVAARDVSQSSLGVRTRAKTLALKRLQSSASVDASPQPPKPEYLELRSRRLEKPPLIRQQLQNSRKSHATKQGFVCRDKEGPQVENSPQKPCSGSGVPVGEAKEGDGCYERQSGGFEIGDTEIEASLGENYLDLEARESRSTRESTPCSLIRTADTIPTPGSSTKRRSPTVANERVQNALLRSIPTAHEVEEFFTRAEQPQQRHFIEKYNFDIVNDLPLPGRYEWVRVTP
- the LOC105163521 gene encoding cyclin-dependent kinase inhibitor 3 isoform X2 produces the protein MGKYIRKPKTTGDVAARDVSQSSLGVRTRAKTLALKRLQSSASVDASPQPPKPEYLELRSRRLEKPPLIRQQLQNSRKSHATKQGFVCRDKEGPQVENSPQKPCSGSGVPVGEAKEGDGCYERQSGGFEIGDTEIEASLGENYLDLEARERSTRESTPCSLIRTADTIPTPGSSTKRRSPTVANERVQNALLRSIPTAHEVEEFFTRAEQPQQRHFIEKYNFDIVNDLPLPGRYEWVRVTP